The following nucleotide sequence is from Flavobacterium sp. N1736.
TTTATGGCAAAAAAAAGAATCAAGTCCAATTTTGGGATTAGGTATCTTCATCTTTTTCGTTTAGAAATTTTCTTACTTGAACATATGCGATTTTTTGTAGAAATTCTAAAATCTCTTTTGCTTCTTCAAGTGTAACATTCTTTCCTTCATCGCTAAGCATTTTTTGAGCTTTATTAGCTGTAATTTTTCCTCTATATTTTTCTTCTTCAATTTCCATAAACTTAAATTAATGTTAAGATGAAGGTAGTTATTTTTTATAATATCAATGTTTACAGAGTTTTAAAGATGGTTTGTATACCGTAAAGTCAACCTTACTGGATTTACAAACCTTTTTTTTATAAGTTAAATTGGGTTAAATTAAGTGAAAAAAGCATAAAAAAAACGCTAAAACTAATGTTTTAACGTTTTTTTAAGAGTGACCTCGACTGGATTCAAACCAGTAACCTCTTGAGCCGTAATCAAGTGCGCTATTCAGTTGCGCCACGAGGCCTTTTGTTTTCACTAAGGTTATTTTTTATACCTTTGGTGATTGCTGTTAGCGGGTGCAAATATAGGCATAAATGTGACATATACAAACGAAAAATAACATAAAAATAAAAAAAAATGAAGATTGAAAATTATATACGTGATATTCAGGGGTTTCCTAAAGAAGGAATTTTATTTAAAGATATCACGCCATTACTAATTGATCCAAATGCGAGGGAAGAATGCCTTAAAATATTGCTAAATTCTTTAAACGGACAAAAAATTGATAAGGTGATAGGAGCGGAGAGTCGTGGTTTTTTCTTCGGAATGTTATTGGCAGATCGATTAAATGCAGGTTTTGTGCCGGTTCGTAAACCTAAAAAACTGCCTTTTACCACTATTTCGGCTTCTTATGAACTAGAATACGGAACAGATTCGCTGGAAATACATATTGATGCGATTAAAAAAGGCGAAAAAGTTTTAATTCATGACGATGTTCTGGCAACCGGCGGAACCGCAAAAGCGCTTGCTGATTTGGTAACTGAACTTGGCGGCGAAATTGTTCAGTTTAATTTTTTAATGGAACTTTCTTTTTTAAACGGAAGAGATAAAATAAAGGATAATCCTATATTTGCTGCAATAACCTATTGATAAACCCAAATCAACCTAAATCTACCTACCTATGAAACAATTGTATTGTTTGGCCTTACTTACCGTATTATTTTCCTGTAATGAGAAAAAAGAAACTACGACAGAAAATCTAACTAAAAACACTTTAAAAGACAGCACAATCATAAAAGAAGCAACAGCCAATGCTTTAGACTTAAACCTGAAAAGTGTTTTAAGACCTGACGAAAATTTAAAACTCGAGCAAGTTTATAATGATAATGTTGAGTTTGTAAATTTTGACGGCAACGGCGATTATGCTTTATTTACAGTTCAAAAAAACAACAAGTTAATTTCGTTTTACACTGATCTTGCCGACGTTAAAACGTTTAAAAGAGGTGATATATTAGATGTTGCCTGGAAAATGGACACTATTTATGAAGCAGGCGAAGGCGAAAAACAAGAATTTGCAGAATGGCTGGTAACTGCCAAAAAAGTAAAAGACGGAAATGTAAGTTTGTTTCGAAAAAGTATCCAAAACAAATAAAATATTATACAGATAAAGAAGATTACACTGCCGATTTTAAAGATTATATCTATGAAGAAGTAGAATTTTATCTGGCAAATTCTAAAAATGAATTGGTAAAAAGTGCCATAAAAGATTCAAAAGCTAATTTGAGCTATTCAATTGAAGAAAAAGACAAAGACGGGCGTTCGTATGTCGTTTTAGGAATTTCGAATGATTTCGAGCATCATACCAATATAATTCAATGGCTGTATCTCGATAACGAAAATAGAAAACTATACGAATACGATTTACCAAATGATAAATTGATTCAGTTCGATTAAAGAATTTAAAATTGTCTTAGTTTATACTAAGACAATTTTGTTTTTAATAGCATATAAAACCAGTCCAATTCTGGTTTTAATTTCGAGTTTATCAAAAAGGCACTCTCTGTAGCCATCAATTGTTTTTGGGCTCAAACACATTTCAGAAGCAATTTCCTTATATGTTTTTTCTGTGCAGGCATGTTTTATAAAAACGATTTCTTTTTCTTTTAAACTGATTTTTTTCGAGTCGTTATTCGCTTTCTTTACTAACATTCCCGAAACTAATTCGGTAAAATAAAAGCCTTTTTCGATAACGGAAATAATACCGTCTTTAAAAATTTCGGGCGAAGTATCTTTTAGCAAATACCCTTTTGCGCCGTTGGTAATCATTTTTATAATAACTTCTTCATCATCATTTACAGACAGCGCAATAACTTTAAGCGCCGGCATATTTTCTTTAATCCATTTCATGGTACTAATACCATCTAAAACAGGCATATTAACATCTAATAAAATTAAATCGACATCAGTATTTATATTTTCCTGTAAATACGAAATAAATACTTTTCCGTTTTCGAAGCGGTTAATTACTTCAAAATCTTTAAAGCTATTTATAAGAAGTTCAAGCGATTGCGAAAACAGTAAATGATCATCTACAATAATAATTTTGTTTTTAGGTTTCATCGGGTTTAGTTAAGGGATATTCTAAAGTTACGGTTGTTCCTGTTGCATCAGAGTTCATGATTAGTGCGGCTCCAATTAATTTAGCTCTCAATTTCATATTGCTTAATCCCAGGCCTGAGTTTGTTTTAAGGGCGTCGTAACCAATTCCAAAATCTTGTATTTTCAGGCAAAAAAGATCAGCAGTTGTTGTAATATTTACATCAAACTTGTCACTGTGCGAATGTTTCAGGCTGTTATGCAAAGCCTCCTGAAAAATTCTGTAAATAAACAAATCGTGTTCTTCGTTAATCTCCGGTATTTCTCCGGAAAGCGTGTATTTATATTGAATTTTTTTCAGCTTTTTTATACGCTCTAAATCCTGTTTTATGGCTTCGATAAAATTGCTTTGCAGTAAATTGTCCTTATTGATAATTCGGGATAAAATTCTGATTTCGTCCAGCGATTTGGCTAATATTTCTTTTAAATCACTTAGTTCATTATGCTGAATGGGTTTTTCGCTGTTGATATACATATTAAGCTGCATAATACCAACCGAGACGATTTGCCCGATATTATCATGTAATTCTTTACTTATTTCAGAAAGAGTCTGATCTTTAATTTCAATTCTCGTTTTAATTAACTCAGATTGAAAATAAAGATCAGCTTCCATTTTTTCTACCAGATAGGTATTCTTTTTCTTTAGAAAATAAAAGAATATAACAAGCAAAATGATCAGTAAAGTTAAGAAAACTATACCTAACGAAATAACTAATAATTGTACTTCTTTTCGCTCCATAAAAATCCGATGATAAAACAAGTATGCGTTAAAAAATTCAGAATAAACAATACTAAACTAAATATTGAATCGTCTTGTTTGATTAAAAACCATTTTATGGCAAGCATGAAAGGTAAAAAAGGCACGTGAAAAACCAGAATTCCCAGAATGTACCAAAAAAAAACTGATTTTTTAAAATTTAATATTTTATCTGAATTAAAAATCTCTACCAAATATAAGCAAGATAGTATCATAACTACCAGAACACCAACTGCAAAACTATAAATAAACGAGTTATTGAGATCTTTTTCAAAATATAAAAGATTGAGAAAAAAAGAAAACACAAACAAGATTAAAAACATTACGGCTGATATTTTGTTATTCTGTTTTAGTAAAAGACTCCTGAGAAGCAATATGTAGGCACAAAAACTGACAAGCATGTAAAAATTATATACATAATAATTTAATAAACCTGTCCAGTAAGTAAAATAGTAGCCAACAATTTCTATAAGTATCGAAAACCAAATTAAAATAACTAACGATTTTGCTTTACGACCAGGAAGTTTGTGCAACGAAATCAAACCGATAATTCCTGATAATAAAGCAAAATAAATGACATAAGATCTTAAAAATTCAAACATAAATTTTTTTTAATATATTAAGCTTGGCGGTCTGCCAATGTTTCCGTAATTCATTGGTTCAAGGCTTTGTATATCGCTTGGTGCATCATCTTCTAACGCAACAAAACTTTGAATTTTTGCCGTATTTGCAGCTTCTGCTTTCTTGCCTGTTGGTACTAAAAATAAAGTGGTTTGTCCTGCTTTTTCTCCATGTTTTTCATCTTCGGGATAAACACCAAAATAAAAGCGAATACCATCAACATTATAACCGTCCTGTACGCCTTGGGTTTTTATATAATGAATGTAACTTTCTAAAGCCTCTATCGAATACCAAATGGCATTTGCATCTTCTTTTTTAACAGATTTGCCGGTTTTTAAAGCAGCTTTCTTTTTGTTGTAATTTACGTTTAATACCTGAGCAAATTCTCGGGTAATTAACTGGCTTGGTTTTGCGGGTGGATTTTTCATGTTTTTAATGTAATTAGTTAAAGGTTTAGTTAAAAAATATTTTTTAGATATTTCTGCCAAAATTATTTTAATCGTTTTAGAAACACAAGGGTGAATACACCCTTTTTTTACGAGGTAAATTTATTTAAAAAATCAGGTTAAAATACTGTTGTTTAGTGTTTTATGAATAATTATTTTTACAATGTTTGTTTTACTGAAAAAATAAACAAAAAATACGGAGTTCAACCATCATCAAAAATAATTATAAATAAGAAACCATGAAAACTATAAAATCAGGTCTGAGATCAAATGAAGTTTATTACTTAAATGAACTTCTCGAAAAACTAAAATACAGCGTTGTTGTTTCTGATTACTTTGGAGTCGAAACAGATAAGGCGGTGAAAGACTTTCAGTTAAAAAAATAATCTGGTTGTAGACGGAATTGTTGGCTTAAAAACATGGTCTGCACTTATTGAAAAAAGTAAAGAAGGATTTTCTTCTAATAACAAATTACTTTCAGAGCAAAATCTTATTGATTTTTCTAAAGATCATAATCTTGAGCTCGCTGTTGTTAAAGCGGTTAACGAAGTAGAGAGTGGAGGAAAAGGTTTTTTGGTAGACGGACGACCAAAGATTTTATTTGAAGGACATATTTTTTGGAAAGAACTCGAAAAACGAGGTATAAATCCGGCGAATTATGCCAATGCCAATAATCAGGATATTTTGTTTAAAAACTATACAAAAAAGTATTATTTGGGAGGTGCCGCAGAATATACACGATTAGAAAAAGCAATACATTTAAATCCAGATAAAAAGTTTAGCGACGCAGCAAAATGTGCCGCATCCTGGGGTTTGTATCAAATTATGGGCTTTAATGCAGTTTCTATAGGGTATAAAAATATAGACGAATATGTCGATAAAATGTATCTGAATGAAGGCGAACAGCTAAAAGCATTTGGATTGTTTCTCGCAAAGAATAATTTGATTGGTTTTTTAAGAAATAAAAAATGGGCAGATTTTGCTTCAAAATACAATGGACCAATTTATAAAACCAATAAATACGATGAGAAGTTAAAGAAAGCCTATATTAAATTTTCCTGAGGTTTTTTTGTTTGAAGTTTCAGGTTTAAAGTTTCAGGTTTGAGGTTTCTTTTGTTTCAGGTTTCTTTTGTTTCAGGTTTCAGGTTTTGCGTTTAGTTTGTCATTTCGATCGAAGAGAGAAATCACACACGAAACTCGACAAAGATTGGCGACATACTATACGGAGCTTCTGGTGTGATTTCTCGTTCCTCGAAATGACAAAACTAGTAACTTTCAAAACCTGAAAATTGAAACCTTTGCAGTTAATTAAACGTTCCAACAAACTTGAAACCTGAAACTTGAAACAAAAGAAACCTGAAACCGCAAACAAAACGCAAAACAAAACCCGACAGGTTTTTAAAACCTGTCGGGTTTGAATTATGTATAAACAAAAGTTTAGCTATAAACAGAAAGTTTTATCTTAAACTTGCTCCAAGTTCTGTCTCAAAAGTTTGTTGCAATTTCGACATGATTTTATCAATCTGAGTATCTGTAAGCGTTTTTGTATTATCCTGAATAGTAAAACTTAAAGCATACGATTTTTTACCTTCCGGAAGTTTTTCACCTTCATAAACATCAAATAAATTAACGTCTTTTAAAAGTGCTTTTTCTGTTTGCTTCGCCAGGTTATAAATACTATCGTAAGTTGTATTCTGATCGATTAGTAACGCTAAATCTCTGCGAACTTCCGGATATTTAGGAATTTCGGTATATTTAATTTTTCCGGTAATGATTTTCAATACTAAATCCCAGTTAAAATCAGCATAATAAACATCTTGTTTGATTCCGAAATGTTTTAAAATCGATTTTTTTACGACTCCCATTTCAACCAAAGTATCATTGTTGTAGCAAATAGAAGTTCCTTCTGAGAAAACATCAGATTGCATTGGCGCATTCGAGATTTTATCAATTCCCAAACGAGACAAAACCGCATTTACATATCCTTTTAATAAAAAGAAATCAGTTGATTTTTGAGGATTTGTCCAGCTTTCTTTATTTCTGTTTCCGGAAATAGACAAAGAAAGGTGTTTATGTTCTTCGTAACCGTTTAGGTATTTATGGTAAGATTTTCCAAATTCAAACAATTTCAAATCAGAATTTCTTCTGTTAATATTGTATGAAATCGCTTCAAGCCCGGAAAACAATAATGATTGACGCATTGTAGATAAATCACTACTCAACGGGTTTAGCATGGTAACATTATGTTCTTCTTTTAAAACAGCTGATAGTTTTGCATAAGCCGCTGTTGTTAAAGAGTTTGCCATCATTTCATGAAATCCTTGCGAATTCAATTGTGATGCAATTACATTTTGTACTTTATAATCTTCTGTTCTTGGTGAATTTGCAACCGTTGCGTTGAATTTTTTAGAGAAATCAATATTGTTATAACCGTAAACTCTCAAAATTTCTTCGATAACATCAATTTCACGCTGCACATCAACACGATAAGCAGGAATCGTTAATCCTAAACCGGAATCAGAAACACTGTTTACTTTAATATCTAGAGAAACTAATATTTTCTTGATGGTATCTTTTGGAATTTCCTGTCCGATAATTTTAGAAACATGGCTAAAATTCAGTAAAACAGAAAAATCTTCTACTTTTTTTGGATAAACTTCCACAACATCACACGTAATTTTTCCGCCTGCAACTTCCTGAATTAAAAGTGCAGCACGTTTCAAAGCATATTCTGTAATTGTTGGGTCAATTCCTCTTTCAAATCTAAAAGAAGCATCGGTATTTAATTGATGTCTTTTTGCTGTTTTACGAACGCTAACGGCATCAAAATAAGCACTTTCTAAAAATATAGTGGTAGTTCCGTCTGTAACACCCGATTTTTTTCCTCCAAAAACACCTGCAATACAAAGCGGTCCTTTTTCGTCGCAAATCATTAAATCTTCGGCGTGTAATGTTCTTTCAACATCATCAAGAGTGGTGAATTTAGTTCCCTCAGGAAGTGTTTTTACAATTACTTTTCCTGAAATTTTTGCAGCATCAAAAGCGTGTAATGGCTGTCCTAATTCGTGTAAAACATAATTAGTAACATCGACAATATTATTTTTTGGAGTTAATCCAATAGATTTTAAACGATCTTGTAACCATGCCGGAGAAGGTCCAACAGAAATTCCAGAAATCGTTACACCGCAATATCTTGGTGCTAAATGAGGATCTTCGACACTTACATCAATTTTTAAAGTACGCATGTCAACTCTAAAATTGCTTACAGATGGCGTAATCAATTCTACGTTTACACCGCGTTGCAGCATTCCTGCTCTTAAATCACGCGCAGTTCCAAAATGACTCATGGCGTCAGCACGATTTGGCGTTAATCCAATTTCGAAAACTTCATCACTTGCAATTTGAAATACCTCTGCAGCAGGAGTTCCGGGAACCAATTCCTGATCCAAAACCATAATTCCGTCATGGCTTGTTCCTAATCCTAATTCATCCTCGGCACAAATCATTCCGTGACTATCCTGACCGCGGATTTTTCCTTTTTTTATAGTAAATTCAGCTCCGTCTTTATCGTATAAAACTGTACCAATAGTAGCAACAGGCACTTTTTGTCCTGCGGCAACATTAGCAGCTCCGCAAACAATTTGTATAGGCGTTTCTAAGCCAATATCTACAGTTGTAACCTTTAATCTGTCGGCATCCGGATGTTTTTCGCACGTTAATACATGTCCAACAACAACCCCTTCTAAACCACCTTTTACTGATTCGTATTTTTCGACAACTTCAACTTCAAGACCCAAATCTGTCAATAATTCTGAAGTTTGCTCAGATGTCCAGTCTGTTTTAATAAATTGTTTTAACCAGTTGTAAGATATTTTCATGTTAACTTTTTTATTCTAGTATGAGGATACAAATATAAGGATTGCACATTGTAGTAAGAAAGAAATTATTTGGTTTTTTATCGTTGTTTTTAATTTTGATTTAAGTTATTATAAA
It contains:
- a CDS encoding peptidoglycan-binding domain-containing protein, whose protein sequence is MKTIKSGLRSNEVYYLNELLEKLKYSVVVSDYFGVETDKAVKDFQLKK
- a CDS encoding response regulator transcription factor — protein: MKPKNKIIIVDDHLLFSQSLELLINSFKDFEVINRFENGKVFISYLQENINTDVDLILLDVNMPVLDGISTMKWIKENMPALKVIALSVNDDEEVIIKMITNGAKGYLLKDTSPEIFKDGIISVIEKGFYFTELVSGMLVKKANNDSKKISLKEKEIVFIKHACTEKTYKEIASEMCLSPKTIDGYRECLFDKLEIKTRIGLVLYAIKNKIVLV
- a CDS encoding sensor histidine kinase yields the protein MERKEVQLLVISLGIVFLTLLIILLVIFFYFLKKKNTYLVEKMEADLYFQSELIKTRIEIKDQTLSEISKELHDNIGQIVSVGIMQLNMYINSEKPIQHNELSDLKEILAKSLDEIRILSRIINKDNLLQSNFIEAIKQDLERIKKLKKIQYKYTLSGEIPEINEEHDLFIYRIFQEALHNSLKHSHSDKFDVNITTTADLFCLKIQDFGIGYDALKTNSGLGLSNMKLRAKLIGAALIMNSDATGTTVTLEYPLTKPDET
- the pheT gene encoding phenylalanine--tRNA ligase subunit beta yields the protein MKISYNWLKQFIKTDWTSEQTSELLTDLGLEVEVVEKYESVKGGLEGVVVGHVLTCEKHPDADRLKVTTVDIGLETPIQIVCGAANVAAGQKVPVATIGTVLYDKDGAEFTIKKGKIRGQDSHGMICAEDELGLGTSHDGIMVLDQELVPGTPAAEVFQIASDEVFEIGLTPNRADAMSHFGTARDLRAGMLQRGVNVELITPSVSNFRVDMRTLKIDVSVEDPHLAPRYCGVTISGISVGPSPAWLQDRLKSIGLTPKNNIVDVTNYVLHELGQPLHAFDAAKISGKVIVKTLPEGTKFTTLDDVERTLHAEDLMICDEKGPLCIAGVFGGKKSGVTDGTTTIFLESAYFDAVSVRKTAKRHQLNTDASFRFERGIDPTITEYALKRAALLIQEVAGGKITCDVVEVYPKKVEDFSVLLNFSHVSKIIGQEIPKDTIKKILVSLDIKVNSVSDSGLGLTIPAYRVDVQREIDVIEEILRVYGYNNIDFSKKFNATVANSPRTEDYKVQNVIASQLNSQGFHEMMANSLTTAAYAKLSAVLKEEHNVTMLNPLSSDLSTMRQSLLFSGLEAISYNINRRNSDLKLFEFGKSYHKYLNGYEEHKHLSLSISGNRNKESWTNPQKSTDFFLLKGYVNAVLSRLGIDKISNAPMQSDVFSEGTSICYNNDTLVEMGVVKKSILKHFGIKQDVYYADFNWDLVLKIITGKIKYTEIPKYPEVRRDLALLIDQNTTYDSIYNLAKQTEKALLKDVNLFDVYEGEKLPEGKKSYALSFTIQDNTKTLTDTQIDKIMSKLQQTFETELGASLR
- a CDS encoding adenine phosphoribosyltransferase, coding for MKIENYIRDIQGFPKEGILFKDITPLLIDPNAREECLKILLNSLNGQKIDKVIGAESRGFFFGMLLADRLNAGFVPVRKPKKLPFTTISASYELEYGTDSLEIHIDAIKKGEKVLIHDDVLATGGTAKALADLVTELGGEIVQFNFLMELSFLNGRDKIKDNPIFAAITY
- a CDS encoding N-acetylmuramidase family protein, which translates into the protein MVDGRPKILFEGHIFWKELEKRGINPANYANANNQDILFKNYTKKYYLGGAAEYTRLEKAIHLNPDKKFSDAAKCAASWGLYQIMGFNAVSIGYKNIDEYVDKMYLNEGEQLKAFGLFLAKNNLIGFLRNKKWADFASKYNGPIYKTNKYDEKLKKAYIKFS